From the Rhodoferax sp. WC2427 genome, one window contains:
- a CDS encoding imelysin family protein — protein MAPVTAAAVAADYSKLVYASYEDTLTTAQALQAAITAFNAAPSTDGLAKARTAWLAAREFYGQTEAFRFYAGPIDDKNGPEGRINAWPMDEAYVDYVVGKPKAGIINNPKVKITAKALTALNERGGEENIATGWHAIEFLLWGQDLSDTGPGDRSFEDFVDGKTPNANRRRDYLKVVTDLLVSDLTSLTKAWAPNAQNYRAQFEKSSTNAVRNMLVGVGSLSRGELAGERIEVALASKNQEDEHSCFSDNTHRDIVANATGIENVWLGRFKRADGSLLQGASLRDLVALKDAATAERTSGHIAASVQAAVAIHAPFDREIGDPEGRKRVQAVADALKLQSKDFLDAAKAVGITKLTLVDPAKE, from the coding sequence ATGGCTCCTGTCACGGCAGCCGCCGTGGCTGCCGACTACAGCAAGCTGGTTTACGCCAGCTACGAAGACACCCTAACCACGGCACAGGCGCTCCAGGCCGCCATTACCGCGTTCAACGCAGCCCCCAGCACTGACGGCTTGGCCAAGGCCCGCACTGCCTGGCTGGCCGCCCGGGAGTTTTATGGCCAGACCGAAGCCTTCCGCTTCTACGCCGGCCCCATCGATGACAAAAACGGCCCCGAAGGCCGCATCAACGCCTGGCCGATGGACGAAGCCTATGTGGACTACGTCGTTGGCAAGCCCAAGGCTGGCATCATCAACAACCCCAAGGTCAAAATTACCGCCAAGGCCCTCACGGCCCTGAACGAGCGCGGCGGCGAAGAAAACATCGCCACCGGCTGGCACGCCATCGAGTTCTTGCTCTGGGGCCAGGATCTGAGCGACACCGGCCCCGGCGACCGTTCTTTTGAAGACTTTGTGGACGGCAAAACCCCCAACGCCAACCGCCGCCGCGACTACCTGAAGGTGGTCACTGACCTGCTGGTCAGCGACCTGACCAGCCTGACCAAGGCCTGGGCCCCCAATGCCCAGAACTACCGCGCCCAATTTGAAAAATCCAGCACCAACGCCGTACGCAACATGCTGGTCGGCGTGGGCTCCCTGTCGCGCGGCGAACTGGCCGGCGAGCGCATCGAAGTGGCCCTGGCATCCAAAAACCAGGAAGACGAGCACTCCTGCTTCTCCGACAACACCCACCGCGACATCGTGGCCAACGCCACCGGCATTGAAAACGTCTGGCTGGGCCGCTTCAAGCGCGCCGACGGCAGCCTGTTGCAAGGCGCTTCGCTGCGCGACCTGGTGGCTCTTAAAGATGCCGCTACCGCCGAGCGCACCAGCGGCCATATCGCCGCCAGCGTGCAAGCAGCCGTTGCGATCCACGCCCCGTTTGACCGCGAGATTGGGGACCCCGAAGGCCGCAAACGCGTGCAGGCCGTGGCCGACGCGCTCAAGCTGCAAAGCAAGGACTTCCTGGATGCGGCCAAGGCCGTGGGCATCACCAAACTCACCTTGGTAGACCCCGCCAAAGAATAA
- a CDS encoding exopolyphosphatase has protein sequence MGTEKFRLVTRSDFDGLVCAVLLNELDMIDEIKFVHPKDMQDGKITITDRDITTNLPYVAGAHIAFDHHASETIRNQSGLKNHVIDAKAPSAARVVFDYYGGAKAFPNITVDMMDAVDKADSAQYVREEIMHPEGWVLLNYLMDARTGLGRFREFRISNYALMMDLIQYCRDHGIEDILSLPDVKERIDIYQEHAVKAKAQIERCATVHGNLVVLDLRAEETIWATNRFMVYALFPQCNISIHVMWGVQKQNTVLATGKSILDRSSKTNVGELMLAYGGGGHHAAGTCQVDNDQAATVLQKLITQINLDG, from the coding sequence ATGGGCACAGAAAAATTTCGCTTGGTCACCCGCAGTGATTTCGACGGGCTGGTATGTGCAGTGCTGCTCAATGAGCTGGACATGATCGACGAGATCAAGTTCGTCCATCCCAAGGACATGCAAGACGGCAAGATCACCATCACCGACCGCGACATCACCACCAACCTGCCCTACGTGGCGGGTGCCCACATCGCGTTTGACCACCACGCCTCCGAGACCATCCGCAACCAGAGCGGGCTGAAAAACCATGTGATCGATGCCAAAGCCCCATCGGCGGCGCGCGTGGTGTTTGACTACTACGGCGGTGCTAAAGCCTTCCCCAATATCACCGTGGACATGATGGACGCGGTGGACAAGGCCGATTCGGCCCAGTACGTGCGCGAAGAAATCATGCACCCCGAGGGCTGGGTGCTGCTGAACTACCTGATGGACGCGCGTACCGGCCTGGGGCGTTTCCGCGAATTCCGCATCAGCAACTACGCGCTGATGATGGATTTGATCCAATACTGCCGCGACCACGGCATTGAAGACATCTTGTCGCTGCCCGATGTCAAGGAGCGCATCGATATCTACCAGGAACACGCCGTCAAAGCCAAGGCCCAGATTGAACGCTGCGCCACGGTACACGGCAATCTGGTGGTGTTGGACCTGCGTGCAGAAGAAACCATCTGGGCCACCAACCGCTTCATGGTGTACGCGCTGTTTCCGCAGTGCAACATCTCCATCCACGTCATGTGGGGCGTGCAAAAACAAAATACCGTGCTGGCCACTGGCAAGTCGATTCTGGACCGCAGCAGCAAAACCAACGTGGGTGAGCTGATGCTGGCCTACGGCGGCGGCGGCCACCATGCGGCGGGCACCTGCCAGGTCGACAACGACCAGGCCGCCACGGTGCTGCAAAAACTGATCACCCAGATCAACCTGGACGGGTAA
- a CDS encoding L-lactate dehydrogenase, whose protein sequence is MPHVITNIEDLRVLAQKRVPRMFYDYADSGSWTEGTYRANSADFQKIKLRQRVAVNMANRSTRVKMVGQDAAMPVAIAPTGLTGMQHADGEILAARAAEKFGIPFTLSTMSICSLEDIAAHTKAPFWFQLYWMRDRAFMEALMDRAKAAGCSALVLTLDLQVLGQRHKDLKNGMTAPPKPTLANILNLMTKPRWCLGMAGTRRHTFGNLVGHAKNVSDMSSLSAWTKEQFDPQLDWNDVEWIKKRWGGKLILKGIMDAEDARLAAHSGADAMVVSNHGGRQLDGAPSAIEALPAIVDAVGSQIEVWMDSGIRSGQDVLKAWALGARGTMIGRSFLYGLGAMGEAGVTKCLEILHKELDVTMAFCGHTQIGTVDKSILLPGTF, encoded by the coding sequence TTGCCCCACGTCATTACCAATATCGAAGACCTGCGCGTTCTGGCGCAAAAACGCGTGCCGCGCATGTTTTACGACTACGCCGACTCCGGTTCGTGGACCGAGGGCACCTACCGCGCCAACTCGGCCGACTTCCAAAAGATCAAGCTGCGCCAACGGGTGGCCGTCAACATGGCCAACCGCAGCACCCGGGTGAAGATGGTCGGCCAGGATGCCGCCATGCCGGTGGCGATAGCCCCCACCGGCCTGACCGGCATGCAGCATGCCGATGGCGAGATTCTGGCAGCGCGGGCGGCCGAGAAGTTTGGCATTCCGTTTACCCTGTCCACCATGAGCATCTGCTCGCTGGAAGACATTGCCGCCCACACCAAGGCCCCGTTCTGGTTCCAGCTGTACTGGATGCGCGATCGCGCCTTCATGGAAGCACTGATGGACCGCGCCAAGGCGGCGGGCTGCTCAGCCCTGGTGCTGACGCTGGATCTGCAGGTGCTGGGCCAGCGCCACAAGGATCTGAAAAACGGCATGACCGCGCCGCCCAAGCCCACGCTGGCCAATATCCTGAACCTGATGACCAAGCCGCGCTGGTGCCTGGGCATGGCGGGCACGCGTCGCCACACGTTTGGCAACCTGGTGGGCCACGCCAAGAACGTCAGCGACATGTCCTCGCTCAGCGCCTGGACCAAAGAACAGTTTGACCCGCAGCTCGACTGGAATGACGTGGAGTGGATCAAGAAGCGCTGGGGCGGCAAGCTCATCCTCAAAGGCATCATGGACGCAGAAGATGCCCGCCTGGCAGCCCACAGCGGCGCCGATGCCATGGTGGTGTCCAACCACGGTGGCCGCCAGCTTGATGGAGCCCCCAGCGCCATCGAAGCCCTGCCCGCGATCGTCGATGCGGTGGGCTCACAGATCGAGGTGTGGATGGACAGCGGCATCCGCTCCGGCCAGGACGTTTTGAAGGCCTGGGCCCTGGGCGCGCGCGGCACCATGATCGGCCGCAGCTTTCTGTACGGCCTGGGCGCCATGGGCGAAGCCGGGGTCACCAAATGCCTGGAGATCCTGCACAAGGAGCTGGATGTGACGATGGCCTTTTGCGGCCATACCCAGATCGGCACCGTCGACAAAAGCATTCTGTTGCCCGGCACGTTTTAG
- the greB gene encoding transcription elongation factor GreB: MSKAFTRETDADQDDDGDGPAPAPLPAGSKNYMTPQGYARLRAEFTELMEVERPKIVDVIYWAASNGDRSENGDYIYGKKRLREIDRRIRFLTKRLEIAEVVDPSVHFGNDQIFFGATVAYEDASGLERTITIYGIDEADTAQGQVSWVSPIARALLKARVGDVVRMQSPVGVQDIEVLRVDYPPPKPV, translated from the coding sequence ATGAGCAAAGCATTTACCCGCGAAACCGATGCCGACCAGGACGACGACGGCGACGGCCCGGCACCCGCGCCCTTGCCGGCAGGCAGCAAGAACTATATGACCCCCCAGGGCTATGCCCGACTGCGGGCGGAGTTCACCGAGTTGATGGAGGTGGAGCGCCCGAAGATCGTGGACGTGATTTATTGGGCGGCCAGCAACGGCGACCGCTCGGAGAACGGCGACTACATCTACGGTAAAAAGCGCCTGCGCGAGATCGACCGGCGCATCCGCTTTCTGACCAAGCGTCTGGAAATCGCCGAGGTGGTGGACCCCAGCGTGCATTTTGGCAACGACCAGATTTTCTTCGGCGCCACTGTGGCGTATGAAGATGCCTCGGGCCTGGAGCGCACCATCACCATCTACGGAATCGACGAGGCCGACACGGCGCAGGGGCAGGTCAGTTGGGTGTCGCCGATCGCCCGGGCGCTGCTGAAGGCCCGGGTCGGCGATGTGGTGCGCATGCAGTCCCCGGTGGGGGTGCAGGACATTGAAGTGCTGCGGGTGGACTATCCACCCCCAAAGCCGGTCTAA
- a CDS encoding bifunctional (p)ppGpp synthetase/guanosine-3',5'-bis(diphosphate) 3'-pyrophosphohydrolase has protein sequence MANLHYLDAASVEHVRQAYRFADEAHLGQLRNSGEPYITHPIAVAAQCAAWKLDAQALMAALLHDAMEDCGVTKSELIERFGAPVAELVDGLTKLDKLQFNTREENQAESFRKMLLAMARDVRVILIKLADRTHNMRTMGDMPRSKWARIASETLDIYAPIAHRLGLNQTYRELQDLAFRHLRPWRYAILAKAVAKARNRRRDLVQKVQQEVEAVFAQTGMQVRIAGREKTMFSIYQKMDDKHLTFAQVTDIYGFRVIVQNVIDCYTALGVLHQLYKPVPGKFKDHIAIAKLNGYQSLHTTLVGPSSVNVEFQMRTEAMHLVAESGVAAHWLYKNNEADSATAERLGTKWLQSLLDIQDETRDAAEFWDHVKVDLFPDAVYVFTPKSQIMAMPRGATVVDFAYAIHSNVGDRTVAAKINGEQVPLRTELRNGDIIEVITAPVSAPNPAWLGFVRTGRARSKIRHHLKSMAQTESESMGEKLLTQALRSEGLEHLPETTPESQPIWDKLLRFTGNRTRTELLTDISMGKRVASIVAKRLVLLLTENGAKPDALLLTRERYTAHESYSQGAVVLDGSENTSVQFARCCRPIPGDPIVGYLGRGEGLVVHTADCAVAKRLQYKDSERFIAVDWADEPVRPFETGVVVTVKNSKGVLAKAAAALSVAEVDITHVDMGQEGDQEATDMRFLVSVRDHAHLELALRQLKRTPSVLRAVRAKPAA, from the coding sequence ATGGCCAACCTGCACTACCTGGATGCCGCCAGCGTGGAACATGTGCGCCAGGCCTACCGGTTTGCCGACGAGGCCCATCTGGGCCAGCTGCGCAACAGCGGCGAGCCCTACATCACCCACCCCATCGCCGTTGCCGCCCAGTGCGCCGCCTGGAAGCTGGATGCGCAAGCCCTGATGGCCGCCCTGCTGCACGACGCCATGGAAGACTGCGGCGTGACCAAGTCGGAGCTGATCGAGCGCTTTGGTGCCCCCGTGGCCGAGCTGGTCGATGGATTGACCAAGCTCGACAAGCTGCAATTCAACACCCGGGAAGAAAACCAGGCCGAGTCGTTTCGCAAAATGCTGCTGGCCATGGCCCGCGACGTGCGGGTGATTCTGATCAAGCTGGCAGACCGCACCCACAATATGCGCACCATGGGCGACATGCCGCGCTCCAAATGGGCGCGCATTGCTTCTGAAACCCTGGATATTTACGCCCCTATCGCCCACCGCCTGGGGCTGAACCAAACCTACCGCGAGCTGCAAGACCTGGCATTCCGCCATCTGCGACCCTGGCGTTACGCGATTTTGGCCAAAGCCGTGGCCAAAGCCCGCAACCGACGGCGCGACCTGGTGCAAAAAGTGCAGCAAGAAGTCGAGGCGGTGTTTGCACAAACCGGTATGCAGGTGCGTATTGCCGGGCGCGAAAAGACCATGTTTTCCATCTACCAGAAGATGGACGACAAGCACCTCACCTTCGCCCAGGTGACCGATATTTACGGCTTTCGGGTCATCGTGCAAAACGTGATCGACTGCTACACCGCCTTGGGCGTGCTGCACCAGCTCTACAAACCGGTGCCCGGCAAATTCAAGGACCACATCGCGATCGCCAAGCTCAACGGCTACCAGTCGCTGCACACCACACTGGTGGGCCCGTCCAGCGTCAATGTCGAATTCCAGATGCGCACCGAGGCCATGCACCTGGTGGCCGAATCGGGTGTGGCGGCGCACTGGCTCTACAAAAACAACGAGGCCGACAGCGCCACCGCCGAGCGGCTGGGCACCAAATGGCTGCAATCGCTGCTCGACATCCAGGACGAAACCCGCGACGCCGCCGAGTTCTGGGACCACGTCAAGGTTGATCTGTTTCCCGACGCGGTCTATGTGTTCACCCCCAAAAGCCAGATCATGGCCATGCCGCGCGGCGCCACGGTGGTGGACTTTGCCTACGCCATCCACAGCAATGTGGGTGACCGCACCGTGGCCGCCAAGATCAACGGCGAACAGGTGCCCCTGCGCACCGAGCTGCGCAACGGCGACATCATCGAAGTGATTACCGCACCCGTCTCGGCACCCAACCCCGCTTGGCTGGGCTTTGTGCGCACCGGCCGGGCGCGTTCCAAGATCCGCCACCATTTGAAAAGCATGGCGCAAACCGAGTCCGAGAGCATGGGCGAAAAGCTGCTGACCCAGGCGCTGCGCTCCGAAGGGCTGGAGCACTTGCCCGAAACCACGCCGGAGAGCCAGCCGATCTGGGACAAGCTGCTGCGCTTTACCGGCAACCGCACCCGCACCGAGCTGCTTACCGACATCAGCATGGGCAAGCGGGTGGCCAGTATCGTGGCCAAACGCCTGGTGCTGCTACTGACCGAAAACGGCGCCAAGCCCGACGCTTTGCTGCTGACCCGCGAGCGCTACACCGCGCACGAAAGCTATTCGCAAGGTGCCGTGGTGCTGGACGGCAGCGAAAACACCTCGGTGCAGTTTGCCCGCTGCTGCCGCCCGATTCCGGGTGACCCGATCGTGGGCTACCTGGGCCGTGGCGAAGGTCTGGTGGTGCACACCGCCGACTGCGCGGTGGCCAAGCGCCTGCAGTACAAGGACAGCGAACGCTTCATCGCGGTGGACTGGGCGGACGAGCCGGTGCGGCCTTTTGAGACCGGCGTGGTGGTGACGGTCAAGAACAGCAAAGGCGTGCTGGCCAAGGCCGCTGCCGCGCTCTCGGTCGCCGAAGTGGACATCACCCATGTGGACATGGGCCAGGAAGGCGACCAGGAAGCCACCGACATGCGGTTTCTGGTGTCGGTACGCGACCACGCCCACCTGGAACTGGCCCTGCGCCAGCTCAAGCGCACACCCTCGGTGTTGCGGGCAGTGCGGGCCAAACCGGCGGCTTAG
- the rpoZ gene encoding DNA-directed RNA polymerase subunit omega — protein MARITVEDCLVQIPNRFQLVLAATYRARMLSQGHAPKIESKNKPVVTALREIAAGKVGIEMLKKVPN, from the coding sequence ATGGCCCGTATCACCGTCGAAGATTGCCTGGTGCAAATCCCCAACCGTTTCCAGTTGGTGCTGGCCGCCACGTATCGGGCCCGCATGCTGAGCCAAGGCCATGCGCCCAAGATCGAAAGCAAGAACAAACCCGTGGTCACCGCCCTGCGCGAGATTGCTGCGGGCAAAGTCGGCATCGAGATGCTGAAAAAAGTACCCAACTGA
- the gmk gene encoding guanylate kinase, with translation MDYPGNLIVVAAPSGAGKSSLVKALMELDAKVQPSVSHTTRDPRGQEKHGREYFFVSQSEFDAMVAANAFVEWAEVHGNRYGTSKKAIEERMAQGADVILEIDFQGAVQIKEIFANAVLIFILPPSWEELRSRLERRGEDAPDVIELRLANAAVEMAQAHKFDFVIINELFDRAVFDLKTIVHAQRLKFTAQRRARADTFKSLGIF, from the coding sequence ATGGACTACCCCGGAAATTTGATCGTCGTCGCCGCCCCCAGCGGTGCCGGAAAGTCCAGCCTGGTCAAGGCGCTCATGGAGCTGGATGCCAAGGTGCAGCCCTCGGTGTCGCACACGACCCGCGACCCGCGCGGCCAGGAAAAACACGGCCGTGAATATTTCTTTGTCTCGCAGTCGGAGTTCGATGCCATGGTGGCAGCCAACGCCTTCGTGGAGTGGGCCGAAGTGCATGGCAACCGCTATGGCACGTCCAAGAAAGCCATCGAAGAACGCATGGCCCAGGGCGCGGACGTGATTCTGGAAATCGACTTCCAGGGCGCGGTGCAGATCAAGGAAATTTTTGCCAATGCGGTGCTGATCTTCATCCTGCCGCCGAGCTGGGAAGAGCTGCGTTCACGGCTGGAGCGCCGCGGCGAAGATGCCCCGGATGTGATCGAACTGCGCCTGGCGAATGCCGCTGTTGAGATGGCGCAAGCCCATAAATTCGACTTCGTTATAATCAATGAGCTATTTGACCGGGCAGTTTTCGACCTGAAGACCATTGTGCATGCCCAGCGGCTCAAATTTACGGCACAGCGCCGTGCCCGAGCCGACACCTTCAAATCCCTAGGTATTTTTTAA
- the hisI gene encoding phosphoribosyl-AMP cyclohydrolase produces MRPMNWLNDVKWDAQGLVPVIAQEAGSGDVLMFAWMNREALEKTAALGRAVYFSRSRNRLWFKGEESGHVQTVHEIRLDCDNDVVLLKVTQLGHTPGIACHTGRHSCFFSVLDTNAAGDKAWKATEPVLKDPESIYK; encoded by the coding sequence ATACGGCCTATGAATTGGTTAAACGATGTGAAATGGGACGCCCAAGGGCTGGTCCCGGTGATTGCGCAAGAGGCTGGCAGCGGCGATGTGCTGATGTTCGCCTGGATGAACCGCGAGGCGCTGGAAAAAACCGCGGCCCTGGGGCGTGCCGTGTATTTCAGCCGCTCGCGCAACCGGCTGTGGTTCAAGGGCGAAGAGTCGGGCCATGTGCAAACCGTGCACGAGATCCGGCTCGATTGCGACAACGATGTGGTGCTGCTCAAGGTGACGCAGCTGGGCCACACCCCCGGGATTGCCTGCCACACGGGTCGCCACAGCTGCTTCTTCAGCGTGCTGGACACCAACGCCGCAGGCGACAAAGCCTGGAAAGCCACCGAACCGGTCTTGAAAGACCCGGAATCCATCTACAAATAA
- a CDS encoding phosphoribosyl-ATP diphosphatase: protein MTSNDSLARLAATIESRKAANGGDPGSSYVARLLHKGPDAFLKKIGEEATEAVMAAKDAEFGGNTPALQAKLVGEVADLWFHSMVALAHFGLSPADVLAELERREGTSGIEEKALRKVLNREAESP, encoded by the coding sequence ATGACCTCTAACGATTCCCTGGCCCGACTCGCCGCCACCATCGAAAGCCGCAAGGCGGCTAACGGTGGCGACCCCGGCTCCAGTTACGTGGCCCGCCTGCTGCACAAGGGGCCGGATGCCTTTCTGAAGAAAATCGGCGAAGAAGCCACCGAGGCCGTGATGGCGGCCAAGGATGCCGAATTCGGCGGCAACACCCCCGCGCTGCAAGCCAAGCTGGTGGGTGAGGTGGCCGATCTGTGGTTCCACTCCATGGTGGCGCTGGCGCACTTTGGCCTCAGCCCCGCCGACGTGCTGGCCGAGTTGGAGCGCCGCGAAGGCACCAGCGGCATCGAAGAAAAGGCTTTGCGCAAAGTTTTAAACCGAGAAGCGGAGTCCCCATGA
- a CDS encoding DUF4870 family protein, which produces MSDIIDVRAIDSEKAQNLKTVGWVSYLLHLVVAVGAVVPGAQPGAVLLIVALVLDLVKKSEAEGTWQASHFSWRIRSVLWAGVLYVVTAPLWFLFIVPGWIAWGLISLWFLYRIVRGMVAMNASQAVGDAV; this is translated from the coding sequence ATGAGCGACATCATCGACGTGCGCGCCATTGACAGCGAAAAAGCCCAGAACCTGAAAACCGTGGGCTGGGTCAGCTATTTGCTGCACCTGGTGGTGGCCGTCGGCGCAGTGGTGCCGGGCGCGCAGCCGGGTGCGGTGTTGCTGATCGTGGCGCTGGTGCTCGACCTGGTGAAAAAGAGCGAGGCCGAGGGCACCTGGCAGGCCAGCCATTTCAGCTGGCGCATCCGCTCGGTGCTGTGGGCCGGTGTGCTGTACGTGGTGACGGCACCGCTGTGGTTTTTGTTCATCGTGCCCGGCTGGATCGCCTGGGGCCTGATTTCGCTGTGGTTTCTGTACCGCATCGTGCGGGGCATGGTGGCCATGAACGCCAGCCAGGCCGTCGGAGATGCCGTATGA
- a CDS encoding histidine triad nucleotide-binding protein encodes MSALAHDPNCLFCKIIAGQIPSKKVYEDAELLAFHDIHPWAPVHFLLIPKVHIPSMSQVQPEHSALLGRMMVLAPQLAAQEGCRPYPQGGFRVMVNTGDDGGQEVHHLHLHVIGGPRPWLKG; translated from the coding sequence ATGAGCGCACTGGCACATGACCCGAATTGCCTGTTTTGCAAAATCATTGCAGGCCAGATTCCATCCAAAAAAGTGTACGAAGATGCCGAACTTTTGGCCTTCCACGACATCCATCCCTGGGCGCCGGTGCACTTTTTACTGATTCCCAAGGTGCATATCCCGTCGATGTCGCAGGTGCAGCCCGAGCACAGTGCCCTGTTGGGGCGCATGATGGTGCTGGCGCCCCAGCTGGCGGCCCAAGAGGGCTGCAGACCCTACCCGCAAGGGGGGTTTCGGGTGATGGTGAATACGGGGGATGATGGCGGGCAGGAAGTGCACCATTTGCACCTGCATGTCATCGGCGGGCCACGTCCCTGGCTCAAGGGTTAG
- the tatA gene encoding Sec-independent protein translocase subunit TatA, protein MGSFSIWHWLIVLLIVVMVFGTKKLKNMGSDLGGAVKGFKDGMKDGAASADDDKPTAQVSASAAAQKNTIDVEAKTKS, encoded by the coding sequence ATGGGTTCATTTTCTATTTGGCATTGGTTGATCGTGCTGTTGATCGTGGTGATGGTGTTTGGCACCAAGAAGCTGAAGAACATGGGCAGCGATCTGGGGGGCGCGGTCAAGGGCTTCAAGGATGGCATGAAGGACGGCGCAGCGTCGGCAGATGACGACAAGCCCACGGCGCAGGTGTCGGCCAGCGCTGCGGCGCAAAAGAACACCATCGATGTCGAAGCCAAGACCAAGTCCTGA
- the tatB gene encoding Sec-independent protein translocase protein TatB, translating into MIDLGISKMALIGAVALIVIGPEKLPRVARTVGTLLGKAQRYVADVKAEVSRSMDLDELKKMKETMEGAARDVHQSIQTNASDFEKQWSETDATPALADDAYTTYPEYKLPHKRWRTKVGATPQWFKARAGVRTKALSGAARVARYRPKPSSHIT; encoded by the coding sequence GTGATTGACCTCGGCATTTCCAAGATGGCGCTGATCGGCGCGGTGGCGTTGATCGTCATCGGGCCGGAAAAGCTGCCGCGTGTGGCCCGCACCGTCGGCACGCTGCTGGGCAAGGCCCAGCGCTACGTGGCCGATGTGAAGGCGGAAGTCAGCCGCTCCATGGATCTGGACGAGCTCAAGAAGATGAAGGAAACGATGGAAGGTGCGGCGCGCGACGTGCACCAGTCCATCCAGACCAACGCCAGCGACTTCGAGAAACAGTGGTCAGAAACCGATGCCACCCCGGCGTTGGCAGACGATGCCTACACCACCTACCCCGAATACAAGCTGCCGCACAAGCGCTGGCGCACCAAGGTCGGTGCCACGCCACAGTGGTTCAAGGCCCGTGCCGGGGTGCGTACCAAGGCATTGTCGGGTGCGGCCCGCGTGGCCCGCTACCGGCCCAAGCCCAGTTCCCACATTACTTAA
- the tatC gene encoding twin-arginine translocase subunit TatC, whose product MSDPHKSPDDELAGTEQPFVQHLVELRDRLVKALIAVMVAAGGLALYPGPARLYDMLAAPLVATMPAGSTLIATSVISPFLVPLQVMFMVALMLALPFVLWQVWAFVAPGLYSHEKKLVLPLVVSSTLLFFIGVAFCYFFVFGQVFKFIQNFAPSTIKATPDIEAYLSFVLTMFLAFGMAFEVPIVVVVLARMGLVSIDKLKAFRGYFVVLAFIVAAIVTPPDVVSQLALAIPMCLLYEVGIWAAQIFIKHTQAPDEEASATKS is encoded by the coding sequence ATGTCCGATCCCCACAAAAGCCCCGACGACGAACTAGCCGGAACCGAGCAGCCCTTTGTGCAGCATCTGGTGGAGCTACGCGACCGGTTGGTCAAGGCGCTGATTGCCGTCATGGTGGCCGCCGGGGGGCTAGCGCTGTACCCCGGCCCCGCGCGGCTGTACGACATGCTGGCGGCTCCGTTGGTTGCCACCATGCCCGCAGGCAGTACCTTGATCGCCACTTCGGTGATTTCGCCGTTTCTGGTGCCGCTGCAGGTGATGTTCATGGTGGCGCTGATGCTGGCCTTGCCCTTTGTGCTGTGGCAGGTGTGGGCCTTTGTGGCGCCAGGCCTGTACTCGCACGAAAAGAAGCTGGTGCTGCCCCTGGTGGTGTCGAGCACGCTGCTGTTCTTCATTGGCGTGGCGTTTTGTTACTTTTTCGTGTTTGGCCAGGTGTTCAAGTTCATCCAGAACTTTGCGCCGTCCACCATCAAGGCCACGCCCGACATCGAGGCCTACCTGAGCTTTGTGCTCACCATGTTCCTGGCCTTTGGCATGGCCTTCGAGGTGCCGATTGTGGTGGTGGTGCTGGCCCGTATGGGCCTGGTCAGCATTGACAAGCTCAAGGCTTTCCGCGGCTACTTTGTGGTGCTGGCGTTCATTGTGGCCGCCATCGTGACCCCGCCGGACGTGGTGTCGCAACTGGCGCTGGCCATTCCCATGTGCCTGCTGTACGAGGTGGGCATCTGGGCGGCGCAGATTTTCATCAAGCACACCCAGGCTCCGGACGAAGAAGCCTCTGCTACAAAATCTTAG